A window from Corynebacterium singulare encodes these proteins:
- the metG gene encoding methionine--tRNA ligase has product MTETVVVNVAWPYANGPRHIGHVAGFGVPSDVFARFQRMRGKDVLMVSGTDEHGTPLLVQADKEGVTVRELADRYNRQIVTDLAGLGLSYDLFTRTTTRNHYAVVQELFKGLYENGYMLKETTQGAISPSTGRTLPDRYIEGTCPLCGADGARGDQCDNCGNQLDPVDLINPVSKINGETPEFIDTEHFLLDLPAVKDALESWLKTREEWRPNVLKFSLNLLEDMRPRTMTRDIDWGIPIPVEGWEDNGAKKLYVWFDAVIGYLSSSIEWAHRTGNPEAWKHYWQNPEARHYYFQGKDNITFHSQIWPAELLGYAGKGAKGGQLHTYGELNLPTEIVSSEYLTMSGSKFSSSKGVVIYVKDFLKEFGPDALRYFIAVAGPENNDTDFTWDEFVRRINNELANGWGNLVNRTVSMAFKNFGEVPAPAALEQPDKDILALAEDTFATAADFLEQSKFKQAMTSIMHVVGEANAYVAAMEPWKLAKDETHRERLATVLWTALQVVSDCNVMLTPFLPFTAQKVHETLGREGVWAAQPQVEDVVDDMPVEVVGVNLPPENHPYPIITGDYTAQQAAWKRIDVTPGTTLQKPKPLVAKLDPVLGETGPEWAPVQK; this is encoded by the coding sequence ATGACTGAGACAGTTGTCGTTAATGTTGCTTGGCCCTATGCCAACGGACCCCGCCACATCGGACACGTGGCGGGCTTCGGCGTTCCCTCCGATGTGTTTGCCCGCTTCCAGCGAATGCGCGGCAAGGATGTCCTCATGGTCTCCGGCACGGACGAGCACGGCACCCCGCTGCTGGTTCAGGCGGACAAGGAAGGCGTTACCGTTCGTGAACTGGCGGATCGCTACAACCGTCAGATCGTGACCGACTTGGCGGGCCTCGGACTGTCGTATGACCTTTTCACCCGCACCACCACCCGCAATCACTACGCGGTGGTGCAAGAACTCTTCAAAGGCCTCTACGAGAACGGCTACATGCTCAAGGAGACCACCCAGGGTGCTATCTCGCCATCGACGGGCCGTACCTTGCCGGACCGCTACATTGAGGGCACCTGCCCGCTGTGTGGCGCCGATGGTGCCCGCGGTGACCAGTGCGATAACTGCGGCAACCAGCTGGACCCGGTAGACCTCATCAACCCAGTGTCCAAGATCAACGGGGAAACGCCGGAATTCATCGACACCGAGCATTTCCTGCTGGACCTGCCTGCGGTCAAAGACGCCCTCGAGTCGTGGCTGAAGACCCGCGAAGAGTGGCGTCCCAACGTGCTGAAGTTCTCCCTCAACCTGCTGGAGGATATGCGCCCGCGTACCATGACCCGCGATATTGACTGGGGTATCCCGATCCCGGTTGAGGGCTGGGAGGACAACGGAGCGAAGAAACTCTACGTGTGGTTCGATGCGGTTATCGGCTACCTGTCTTCCTCCATTGAGTGGGCACACCGCACCGGCAACCCTGAGGCATGGAAGCACTACTGGCAGAACCCGGAGGCCCGCCACTATTACTTCCAAGGCAAGGACAACATCACCTTCCACTCCCAAATCTGGCCGGCGGAGCTCTTAGGCTACGCGGGCAAGGGAGCAAAGGGTGGTCAGCTGCACACCTACGGTGAGCTGAACTTACCCACGGAGATTGTCTCCTCGGAATACCTGACTATGTCGGGGTCCAAGTTCTCCTCCTCCAAGGGCGTGGTTATCTACGTCAAAGACTTCCTCAAGGAGTTCGGCCCCGATGCCCTGCGCTACTTCATCGCAGTGGCCGGTCCAGAGAACAATGACACCGACTTCACCTGGGATGAGTTTGTCCGCCGTATCAACAACGAGCTGGCCAACGGCTGGGGCAACTTGGTCAACCGCACGGTGTCAATGGCGTTTAAGAACTTCGGCGAGGTACCGGCCCCGGCTGCTCTGGAGCAGCCGGACAAGGATATTTTGGCACTGGCGGAGGACACCTTCGCCACTGCCGCGGACTTCCTTGAACAGTCCAAGTTCAAGCAGGCTATGACTTCCATCATGCACGTCGTGGGTGAGGCCAATGCCTACGTTGCCGCAATGGAACCATGGAAGCTGGCCAAGGATGAGACGCACCGCGAGCGCCTCGCCACCGTCCTGTGGACGGCACTTCAGGTGGTGTCTGACTGCAACGTCATGCTCACCCCCTTCCTGCCTTTCACCGCGCAAAAGGTACACGAGACCTTAGGGCGTGAGGGCGTATGGGCCGCACAGCCACAGGTTGAGGACGTTGTCGATGACATGCCGGTCGAGGTCGTGGGTGTGAACCTTCCGCCGGAGAACCACCCGTATCCGATCATCACTGGTGATTACACCGCACAGCAGGCGGCGTGGAAGCGTATCGACGTCACGCCGGGCACCACGCTGCAGAAGCCGAAGCCGCTCGTGGCCAAACTTGATCCAGTGCTCGGTGAGACCGGCCCAGAATGGGCCCCGGTACAGAAGTAG
- a CDS encoding BCCT family transporter, translated as MTDSTNADNVKDTGVSSAVPSGTSSQSTVDEYRTVDERLEAASATSQLQDMITNKAFNPGTYSVPAEDKETEEFGPGGIDSPIDWSIVGIAGLLVAAIVAWGLAAPDNFGAFASNALNFVVNDFGWAYVLFGTIFVVFVIFIAMSKFGTIRLGHIDEEPEFSTVSWIAMMFAAGMGIGLMFYGASEPLNYFKNGVPGHGEHEVGTAMATAMFHWTLHPWAVYAIVGLAIAYSTFRIGRKQLLSQAFVPLIGQRAADGALGKLIDILAIFATVFGTACSLGLGATQIQAGLEASGLIDNPSQGVVIGIVLVLTLAFILSAMSGVGKGIQYLSNANMILAALLAIFVFILGPTVTILNQIPGSIGNYLANFTEMIARTAESNNGEAAEWLSTWTIFYWAWWVSWSPFVGMFLARISRGRSVREFCIGVLLVPAGVSTVWFAIFGGTAIHMEQNGNSISGDSAEQELFNLLQNLPGGFIAGIVAAILLATFFITSADSASTVMGSMSQSGATTAKPWLSATWGVLTAAVGLTLLLSSEDSLSNLQNVTIVAALPFLFIVVGLMFAIYKDLSNDVIYLEYREAQAFQRKLARERRLHREFQREEAYKARRRQRMHKH; from the coding sequence ATGACAGACTCGACCAATGCAGACAACGTAAAGGACACGGGGGTCTCGTCAGCCGTGCCGAGCGGGACAAGCTCGCAAAGCACGGTCGATGAGTATCGCACTGTCGATGAGCGCCTCGAGGCAGCCTCGGCCACGAGCCAGCTCCAGGACATGATCACCAACAAGGCCTTCAACCCGGGGACCTACTCGGTGCCCGCAGAGGACAAGGAAACCGAGGAGTTCGGCCCCGGCGGCATTGATTCGCCGATTGACTGGTCCATTGTTGGCATCGCCGGTCTTCTTGTGGCCGCCATCGTGGCCTGGGGCCTGGCCGCACCGGATAACTTCGGTGCTTTCGCAAGTAACGCCCTGAATTTCGTCGTCAATGACTTCGGCTGGGCCTACGTGCTGTTTGGCACCATCTTCGTCGTCTTCGTGATCTTTATCGCGATGTCGAAGTTTGGCACTATTCGCTTGGGGCACATCGATGAAGAGCCCGAATTCTCCACGGTGTCCTGGATTGCCATGATGTTCGCTGCCGGTATGGGCATCGGCCTCATGTTCTACGGCGCTTCCGAGCCGCTCAACTACTTCAAGAACGGCGTGCCCGGCCACGGCGAGCACGAGGTGGGGACCGCCATGGCCACCGCGATGTTCCACTGGACCCTGCACCCCTGGGCCGTCTACGCCATCGTGGGCCTGGCCATTGCCTACTCCACTTTCCGTATCGGTCGTAAGCAGTTGCTTAGCCAGGCCTTCGTGCCGCTCATTGGTCAGCGTGCCGCTGATGGTGCTCTGGGCAAGCTCATTGACATCCTGGCCATCTTCGCCACCGTCTTCGGAACCGCCTGCTCCCTGGGCCTGGGTGCTACCCAGATCCAGGCAGGACTTGAGGCCTCGGGCCTGATTGACAACCCCTCCCAGGGCGTTGTCATTGGCATCGTGCTTGTTCTGACCCTAGCCTTCATCTTGTCCGCTATGTCCGGCGTGGGCAAGGGCATTCAGTACCTGTCCAACGCCAACATGATTTTGGCCGCGCTGCTGGCCATCTTCGTGTTCATCTTGGGCCCGACGGTCACCATCCTTAACCAGATTCCGGGTTCGATCGGTAACTACCTGGCCAACTTCACCGAGATGATTGCCCGTACCGCTGAGTCCAACAACGGTGAGGCAGCTGAGTGGCTGTCTACTTGGACCATCTTCTACTGGGCGTGGTGGGTGTCCTGGTCCCCGTTCGTGGGCATGTTCTTGGCGCGCATTTCCCGTGGCCGCTCCGTTCGCGAGTTCTGCATCGGCGTGCTTCTCGTGCCGGCTGGCGTGTCCACCGTGTGGTTCGCCATCTTCGGCGGCACCGCTATCCACATGGAACAGAACGGCAACTCCATCTCTGGTGATTCCGCAGAGCAGGAACTCTTCAATCTTCTGCAGAACCTCCCGGGAGGCTTCATTGCCGGCATCGTCGCTGCAATCCTCCTGGCCACGTTCTTCATCACCTCGGCCGACTCCGCGTCCACGGTCATGGGCTCCATGTCCCAGTCCGGCGCCACCACCGCCAAGCCGTGGCTGTCCGCCACGTGGGGTGTGCTCACCGCGGCCGTTGGTCTGACGCTCCTGCTGTCCAGTGAGGACTCCCTGTCCAACCTGCAGAACGTCACCATCGTTGCGGCACTGCCGTTCCTCTTCATCGTCGTCGGCCTCATGTTCGCGATCTACAAGGACCTGAGCAACGACGTTATCTACTTGGAGTACCGTGAGGCCCAAGCCTTCCAGCGCAAGCTAGCCCGTGAGCGCCGCCTGCACCGCGAGTTCCAGCGCGAAGAGGCCTACAAGGCACGCCGCCGTCAGCGCATGCACAAGCACTAG
- a CDS encoding MFS transporter, producing MGPGTEVGSVGQRFRRTLAPALLFTVVCLTAVNLRSGIASVAPVLGQIQGFFGISSGAAGLLTALPGLCFAVMGLAAVPIARHVGLSRTLAAGTVALVAGLALRPWVSSFSLFVALTVCVVAGIALANVLLPAWIKQHGSGRTLVALMTTYTTMLGVSSALGPLSAVTQNTWQGALWVWCLPAIAQLIAWMVVLPRTGRDVAQGAVDGAAAPRPMYTSPTAVAMLFFFGLQSTMAYVQMGWLPRMLVEKGVGENTASVALAVIGVFNILGGIVMPWLISRLDRLAPVPVVLALCTCAGWAGVLLAADSAPLAWATLMGIGGMCFPLVLALLTARTRTALTTARLSGFVQPGGYVLAGLVPLLVGVVRGATGNWTVVLVGLMALSLCMLFAGLRATTRVYIDDELVG from the coding sequence ATGGGCCCCGGTACAGAAGTAGGTTCTGTGGGGCAGCGCTTCCGGCGCACACTCGCGCCTGCCTTGCTGTTCACCGTCGTGTGCCTCACGGCGGTGAATTTGCGATCCGGCATTGCCTCGGTAGCGCCGGTTCTCGGACAGATTCAGGGATTCTTTGGTATCTCGTCCGGTGCAGCCGGACTGCTCACCGCGCTGCCAGGCCTGTGTTTTGCGGTCATGGGCTTGGCTGCTGTTCCCATCGCGCGTCACGTAGGGCTGAGCCGCACCTTGGCGGCCGGCACGGTAGCACTCGTTGCCGGATTGGCGCTGCGCCCATGGGTCAGCAGCTTTTCGCTCTTTGTGGCCCTGACAGTCTGCGTTGTCGCCGGCATCGCGCTGGCCAATGTCCTGCTTCCAGCGTGGATTAAACAACATGGCTCGGGACGCACCCTAGTGGCGCTCATGACGACGTACACGACGATGCTGGGGGTATCGAGTGCTCTGGGGCCGCTTTCGGCGGTCACCCAGAACACGTGGCAGGGCGCGCTGTGGGTGTGGTGCCTGCCCGCCATCGCGCAACTCATCGCGTGGATGGTCGTGCTCCCGCGCACTGGACGCGATGTGGCTCAGGGAGCCGTCGATGGTGCGGCAGCTCCGCGCCCTATGTACACCTCGCCCACGGCCGTGGCCATGCTTTTCTTCTTCGGGCTGCAATCCACCATGGCGTATGTCCAAATGGGATGGCTGCCTCGCATGCTTGTGGAAAAAGGCGTGGGGGAGAACACCGCGAGCGTGGCGCTGGCCGTCATCGGTGTCTTCAACATCCTCGGCGGAATTGTCATGCCGTGGTTGATTTCGCGTCTCGATCGCCTTGCCCCTGTGCCCGTCGTGCTTGCGCTTTGTACCTGCGCTGGGTGGGCTGGGGTGCTTCTTGCAGCCGATAGTGCACCGTTGGCATGGGCCACTCTCATGGGGATAGGCGGCATGTGCTTCCCACTGGTCCTTGCTTTGTTGACCGCCCGCACGCGCACCGCGCTGACCACCGCGCGTCTTTCCGGCTTCGTCCAACCCGGCGGTTATGTCCTCGCCGGCCTCGTACCACTACTCGTTGGCGTAGTGCGCGGTGCAACCGGAAACTGGACCGTCGTGCTCGTCGGTCTCATGGCGCTGTCGCTGTGCATGCTTTTCGCGGGTTTGCGCGCCACGACGCGGGTATACATCGACGACGAGCTTGTTGGCTAG